The Brevibacillus brevis genome contains a region encoding:
- a CDS encoding aminotransferase class V-fold PLP-dependent enzyme, with the protein MAIIYLDNAASTWPKPPAVKEMMAEVIEDFAANPGRGGHALAMKASKAVFRTRVQVSRLFGIQNPNNLFFYLNATQALNQAIKGFLQAGDHVISSSIEHNSVRRPIEYMRKNNQVEATFVEPREDHQFYVEDFAKAITPATRLIVVSHASNLTGVILPVAELGKLAKEHRITFLVDASQSAGVLPIDVEAMNIDMLAFPGHKGLYGPQGTGGLYVRSDIDLEPLIHGGTGSQSEAIDQPTTRPDRYESGTLNTVGLAGLQAGVDFVMEKGVDNIRQHEWELVKQAIVGLQQIEGVHVYGPGIETERVGVVAFNIGEVDAAEVSFILDQQYGIATRSGFHCTPLGHQTAGTEQRGAVRASFGIFNSEKDVEALHNAVREIAAAFV; encoded by the coding sequence ATGGCGATCATCTATTTGGATAACGCAGCTTCTACATGGCCGAAGCCACCAGCAGTCAAAGAAATGATGGCAGAGGTCATCGAGGATTTTGCTGCAAATCCTGGCCGAGGTGGACATGCACTGGCGATGAAAGCGAGTAAAGCTGTGTTTCGAACACGGGTGCAAGTGTCGCGGTTGTTTGGGATTCAAAACCCGAATAACCTCTTTTTTTATCTCAATGCCACTCAAGCGCTTAATCAGGCGATAAAAGGATTCCTACAAGCAGGCGATCATGTTATTTCTTCGTCTATCGAGCATAATTCGGTAAGACGTCCCATCGAGTACATGCGCAAAAACAACCAAGTAGAGGCTACTTTTGTAGAGCCAAGAGAAGACCATCAATTTTATGTAGAGGATTTTGCCAAGGCAATTACGCCCGCGACACGGTTAATCGTTGTAAGTCATGCTTCCAATCTGACAGGTGTCATCCTGCCTGTAGCCGAGCTGGGGAAACTGGCAAAAGAGCACAGGATTACGTTTTTGGTGGATGCTTCTCAGTCTGCTGGTGTTTTGCCTATAGATGTAGAGGCAATGAATATTGATATGCTTGCTTTTCCAGGGCACAAAGGGCTGTATGGTCCACAGGGTACAGGTGGTTTGTACGTGAGAAGTGATATTGATCTCGAGCCTTTGATTCATGGGGGGACAGGCAGTCAGTCTGAAGCGATCGATCAACCGACAACTCGTCCAGACCGATACGAAAGCGGGACCCTTAATACAGTTGGTTTGGCAGGGCTGCAAGCAGGCGTTGATTTTGTCATGGAAAAAGGTGTGGACAACATTCGTCAGCATGAATGGGAATTGGTGAAGCAAGCGATAGTTGGATTGCAGCAGATCGAGGGTGTACATGTCTACGGACCGGGGATTGAGACCGAACGTGTAGGCGTGGTTGCTTTTAATATCGGAGAGGTGGATGCAGCAGAGGTGTCGTTTATCCTGGATCAACAATACGGGATTGCGACCAGATCGGGTTTTCATTGCACGCCACTGGGTCACCAGACTGCCGGTACCGAACAACGTGGAGCGGTTCGAGCCAGCTTTGGAATTTTCAACTCAGAGAAAGATGTAGAAGCGCTTCATAACGCTGTTCGGGAAATAGCAGCAGCGTTTGTGTAA
- a CDS encoding ParB/RepB/Spo0J family partition protein, producing the protein MSRGLGKGLNALITSNLIEEGEQVKEVSINEIRPNPYQPRKEFEQSAIDELAQSIKEHGIIQPLIVRKSIKGYELVAGERRLRAAKVAGLKEVPVVVKAYTDQQLMEIALIENLQRENLNPLEEAEAYDKLISHHEYTQEQLAQKIGKSRPHVANMLRLLQLPEKIRKMVSAAELSMGHSRALLGVTDKKVQQQLANDVVEKGLSVRQLEELVKQLNVSRETKKKKPAKNEPVLIEMEERLRSRFGTSVKIKKGSKRGKIEIDFYSQEDLERIIDMLNIEK; encoded by the coding sequence ATGAGTAGAGGATTGGGAAAAGGGCTGAATGCGCTTATTACTTCCAATCTCATCGAAGAAGGGGAACAAGTAAAAGAGGTTTCCATCAATGAGATTCGTCCTAACCCTTATCAGCCCCGGAAAGAATTCGAACAATCAGCTATAGATGAGCTGGCACAGTCAATCAAAGAGCATGGGATCATCCAGCCGCTGATTGTTCGGAAAAGCATCAAAGGTTATGAGCTGGTAGCTGGGGAAAGACGATTGCGTGCTGCAAAGGTAGCGGGGTTAAAAGAGGTTCCGGTAGTAGTAAAGGCGTACACAGATCAGCAATTAATGGAGATTGCCCTGATTGAGAACTTGCAACGGGAAAATCTGAATCCACTTGAAGAGGCCGAGGCTTACGACAAGCTGATTTCTCACCATGAGTATACGCAAGAACAGCTTGCACAAAAGATAGGGAAGAGTAGACCGCATGTAGCCAACATGTTGCGTTTGCTGCAACTGCCAGAGAAGATCCGAAAAATGGTCTCGGCAGCCGAACTATCCATGGGACATTCGCGTGCTTTGCTAGGCGTAACGGATAAGAAAGTACAACAACAGCTTGCAAATGACGTGGTGGAAAAAGGATTGAGTGTTCGTCAGCTGGAAGAGCTTGTGAAGCAGCTCAATGTTTCACGTGAAACAAAAAAGAAAAAGCCAGCGAAAAACGAGCCAGTTTTGATCGAGATGGAGGAACGGCTACGCAGTCGTTTTGGAACATCGGTCAAGATTAAAAAAGGATCAAAGCGCGGCAAGATCGAGATTGACTTCTATTCACAGGAAGACTTGGAGCGAATCATCGATATGTTGAATATAGAGAAGTAA
- a CDS encoding ParA family protein encodes MGKIIAVANQKGGVGKTTTSVNLSACLAALGKKVLLVDIDPQGNATSGIGVNKADVKYCIYDVLINDINPVDATLPTEIEGLMIIPATIQLAGAEIELVPTISREVRLKKALEVVKDKYDYVIIDCPPSLGILTVNSLTASDSVLIPIQCEYYALEGLSQLLNTIRLVQKHLNSQLAIEGVVLTMLDARTNLGLQVIEEVKKYFQDKVYKTIIPRNVRLSEAPSHGQAIITYDPRSRGAEVYTDLAKEVVGV; translated from the coding sequence TTGGGAAAAATCATTGCGGTTGCGAACCAGAAAGGCGGCGTCGGGAAAACGACTACGTCCGTCAATCTAAGTGCTTGTTTGGCCGCATTGGGGAAAAAGGTACTGCTGGTTGATATTGATCCGCAAGGAAATGCAACCAGTGGGATCGGGGTAAATAAGGCAGATGTTAAGTACTGCATTTATGATGTCCTGATCAATGATATCAACCCCGTCGATGCGACTTTGCCAACTGAAATTGAAGGATTAATGATCATTCCTGCCACCATTCAATTGGCAGGTGCGGAAATCGAGCTGGTTCCTACGATTTCTCGTGAGGTTCGTCTGAAAAAGGCGCTGGAAGTTGTCAAGGACAAGTACGATTACGTCATTATCGATTGCCCGCCATCCTTAGGGATTTTGACCGTTAATTCTTTGACAGCATCTGATTCCGTCTTAATTCCAATCCAGTGTGAGTACTATGCGCTAGAGGGATTAAGCCAACTGTTGAACACCATTCGTTTGGTCCAAAAACACTTAAATTCACAGCTTGCCATCGAAGGTGTCGTGCTGACGATGCTCGATGCACGCACGAATCTCGGTTTGCAAGTGATAGAAGAAGTGAAAAAGTATTTTCAGGACAAAGTATACAAGACAATTATTCCTCGAAATGTTCGCTTGAGTGAAGCGCCGTCACACGGACAAGCCATCATTACGTACGATCCACGCTCACGAGGAGCGGAAGTCTATACTGATTTGGCGAAGGAAGTGGTAGGGGTATGA
- the noc gene encoding nucleoid occlusion protein: protein MAVKDSFSRIFGLTDKTDNEEIKQIPVEEIVPNPYQPRTVFDDEKIDELCQTIRTHGLIQPIVVRVRDGRYELIAGERRLRATRKLGMERIPAIVKEFNDSQTASIALIENLQREGLTAIEEAVAYQKLIDLHNLTQESLAQRLGKGQSTIANKLRLLHLPQEIQDALLSRQVTERHARALIPLKDPELQNKVLLEILEREWNVKQTEVRVKQLLELAENPKSEKDAKPRWKAFSRDTRIAINTVRQSIDMVIQTGLPVETAEEDLDEFYQFTIRIPKNKETGK from the coding sequence ATGGCAGTTAAAGATTCATTTTCTCGGATTTTTGGCTTGACGGACAAGACAGATAACGAAGAAATCAAACAAATACCAGTTGAGGAGATTGTACCGAATCCATATCAACCTCGTACTGTATTTGATGACGAGAAAATTGATGAGTTGTGTCAAACGATACGAACTCATGGACTCATTCAACCGATTGTCGTACGGGTTCGCGATGGTCGTTATGAATTGATTGCTGGGGAACGACGTTTGCGCGCAACTAGAAAATTGGGCATGGAGAGGATTCCTGCGATTGTCAAAGAGTTTAACGACTCGCAAACAGCCTCTATCGCATTGATTGAGAATTTGCAACGAGAAGGTTTGACAGCCATTGAAGAGGCAGTCGCATATCAAAAGCTGATTGATTTGCACAATTTGACGCAAGAGAGTCTTGCTCAACGTTTAGGCAAAGGACAATCGACAATCGCAAACAAACTGCGCTTGCTCCATTTACCGCAAGAAATTCAAGATGCATTGTTATCTAGACAAGTAACAGAGCGTCATGCAAGGGCTCTGATTCCGTTAAAAGATCCTGAATTACAAAATAAAGTCCTGCTTGAGATTTTGGAGCGGGAATGGAATGTGAAACAGACGGAAGTGCGCGTAAAGCAGCTTCTAGAATTAGCTGAGAACCCTAAATCGGAAAAAGATGCGAAGCCTCGCTGGAAAGCATTTTCAAGGGATACCCGGATTGCGATTAATACCGTTCGGCAATCAATCGATATGGTGATTCAGACGGGCCTACCTGTAGAGACGGCGGAAGAAGACCTTGATGAATTCTATCAATTCACTATTCGTATTCCGAAAAACAAAGAAACAGGGAAATAA
- a CDS encoding MgtC/SapB family protein, with protein sequence MQAVVLSSFFPPELPTILLRLFLAFLAGAIMGWERERFIKDVSRQRGAGFRTYSLVCFGSCLFGLASIYGFSSSGVNHDPGRVAAQVVTGMGFLGAGAIIKFNGSVKGLTTAAGMWVASAIGLMFSAGMYVAAIVAAIFSYLTLDFHRLFPRLFSVTKISHPTDESIGSDERSKHRDDRDFYAEDHD encoded by the coding sequence ATGCAAGCAGTAGTACTTTCCTCCTTTTTTCCGCCAGAACTCCCGACCATATTGCTTCGGCTCTTTCTTGCTTTTTTAGCAGGTGCCATCATGGGATGGGAGCGAGAGAGATTTATAAAGGATGTGAGTAGGCAAAGAGGTGCTGGTTTTCGAACGTATAGTCTCGTTTGCTTTGGTTCGTGTCTTTTTGGACTAGCTTCTATATACGGTTTTTCTTCGAGTGGCGTAAATCATGATCCGGGGAGGGTAGCTGCACAAGTCGTGACGGGCATGGGATTTTTGGGAGCAGGAGCTATTATTAAATTCAATGGTTCGGTGAAAGGCCTGACGACGGCAGCAGGGATGTGGGTTGCTTCAGCCATTGGTCTAATGTTCAGTGCAGGGATGTATGTCGCTGCGATTGTTGCCGCGATTTTTTCGTACCTGACGTTAGACTTTCATAGACTTTTTCCTCGATTGTTTTCTGTCACCAAGATTTCACATCCTACTGATGAGAGCATTGGAAGTGATGAGAGGTCAAAGCACCGTGACGATCGCGATTTTTATGCCGAAGATCACGATTGA
- the rsmG gene encoding 16S rRNA (guanine(527)-N(7))-methyltransferase RsmG, with translation MTKEQFAEVLAAQGISLTDRQKEQFDHFFRLLVEWNEKMNLTGITEEGQVYNKHFYDSITPAFYFPFDQVQSVVDIGGGAGFPSIPLKICFPHLKMTIIDSLNKRMSFLQHVAQELGLENVNPVHGRAEDRGQEAMYREKFDLVVARAVARLNLLSEFCLPFAKVGGHFVALKGAEITPELAEAKKAIKTLGGKTRKVETFQLLEEAGERNIVIMEKIEATPKSYPRKAGVPAKKPLV, from the coding sequence ATGACGAAAGAACAGTTTGCCGAGGTACTTGCAGCTCAGGGGATTTCTTTGACGGATCGTCAGAAGGAGCAGTTTGATCATTTTTTCCGCCTGCTGGTGGAATGGAATGAGAAGATGAACCTGACCGGGATTACCGAAGAGGGGCAAGTGTACAACAAGCATTTTTATGATTCGATTACACCGGCTTTTTACTTCCCATTTGACCAGGTGCAATCCGTTGTAGATATCGGTGGGGGCGCAGGCTTTCCGAGCATTCCTTTGAAAATTTGCTTCCCGCATCTGAAAATGACGATCATTGATTCCTTGAACAAGCGTATGAGCTTTTTGCAGCATGTAGCACAGGAACTGGGTCTGGAGAACGTGAATCCTGTACATGGGCGTGCTGAGGATCGTGGACAAGAAGCGATGTATCGGGAGAAGTTTGATCTCGTAGTGGCACGTGCTGTTGCGAGACTCAATCTGTTATCGGAGTTCTGCCTTCCTTTTGCCAAAGTCGGAGGACACTTCGTCGCTCTCAAGGGCGCGGAGATTACTCCAGAGCTTGCTGAAGCGAAAAAGGCAATCAAGACACTCGGTGGGAAGACGAGAAAGGTCGAGACATTCCAGCTTCTAGAGGAAGCGGGAGAGCGTAACATTGTCATCATGGAAAAAATAGAAGCGACACCGAAAAGCTATCCGCGCAAGGCAGGAGTTCCTGCGAAAAAGCCGTTAGTATAG
- the mnmG gene encoding tRNA uridine-5-carboxymethylaminomethyl(34) synthesis enzyme MnmG, with the protein MNVVPAYEAGSFDVIVIGAGHAGAEAALAAARMGCSTLLLTINLDAVAYMPCNPSVGGPAKGHVVRELDALGGEMGRNTDKTHIQMRMLNTGKGPAVHALRAQADKFAYQHEMKKTIENTPNLILRQAMVEELIVNDGVCEGVITQTGARYMAKSVVLTTGTYLRGKIILGDLQYESGPNNMRPSIRLAHHLKELGFEMTRFKTGTPPRVHSSSVDFSKMEIQPGDPVPRAFSYETTEFIMDQLPCWLTYTNEETHGLINSNLHRAPMYSGMIEGTGPRYCPSIEDKVVRFNDKPRHQIFLEPEGRNTEEMYVQGLSTSLPEDVQLSMLRSMAGMEEVKMMRPGYAIEYDSIVPTQLWPSLETKILPGLFTAGQINGTSGYEEAAGQGLMAGINAARRVQGKPPVILGREEAYIGVLIDDLVTKGTHEPYRLLTSRAEYRLLLRHDNADLRLTDIGHEIGLISEERYHRFNQKRELIEQEKERVANTRVRPEMAHVQEVLRNAGSPELTDVIELAQLLRRPEINYSHIAQMVPAPEALPEDVTEQVEIQIKYDGYIKKSLQQVERMKKMEERRIPTDIDFHQISGLSKESRDNMTKIRPLNIGQAARIAGVTPADISVLMVYLEYKRVGVAE; encoded by the coding sequence ATGAACGTTGTACCTGCATATGAAGCGGGCTCGTTTGACGTCATTGTCATTGGTGCCGGTCATGCCGGAGCGGAAGCAGCATTGGCGGCTGCACGTATGGGCTGCAGTACATTGCTGTTGACGATCAACCTGGATGCCGTGGCGTACATGCCATGTAACCCTTCCGTAGGTGGTCCGGCAAAAGGCCACGTCGTACGCGAATTGGACGCGCTTGGTGGAGAGATGGGACGCAATACTGACAAAACCCATATCCAAATGCGTATGCTGAATACAGGGAAAGGACCTGCTGTGCATGCCTTGCGCGCACAAGCAGACAAATTTGCTTATCAGCATGAAATGAAGAAAACGATTGAAAATACTCCGAATTTGATCCTGCGTCAAGCGATGGTGGAAGAGCTGATCGTGAACGATGGAGTCTGTGAAGGGGTTATTACACAGACTGGGGCACGATACATGGCCAAATCCGTCGTGTTGACAACTGGAACTTATTTGCGTGGAAAGATCATTCTCGGAGATCTCCAATACGAAAGTGGACCGAACAACATGCGTCCGTCCATTCGTCTGGCACATCATTTGAAGGAACTCGGTTTTGAAATGACACGCTTCAAGACGGGGACGCCTCCACGTGTTCATAGCAGCAGTGTGGATTTCTCCAAAATGGAGATTCAGCCTGGTGATCCGGTACCGCGCGCTTTTTCTTATGAAACAACGGAATTTATTATGGATCAGCTTCCTTGCTGGCTGACATATACAAATGAAGAAACGCATGGACTCATCAATAGCAATCTGCATCGTGCTCCTATGTATTCAGGAATGATTGAAGGAACGGGCCCGCGTTATTGCCCTTCGATTGAAGATAAGGTAGTTCGTTTTAACGATAAACCGCGTCACCAAATTTTCTTGGAGCCAGAAGGGCGCAATACTGAAGAAATGTATGTACAAGGCTTGTCGACCAGCTTGCCGGAGGATGTTCAACTTTCCATGCTGCGCTCCATGGCTGGAATGGAAGAAGTCAAAATGATGCGTCCTGGCTATGCGATTGAGTATGATTCGATCGTGCCAACGCAGCTCTGGCCTTCTTTGGAAACCAAAATCTTGCCTGGCTTGTTCACAGCAGGACAAATCAATGGCACCTCTGGCTATGAAGAAGCAGCGGGTCAAGGTCTCATGGCAGGAATTAACGCAGCACGCCGCGTTCAAGGGAAACCACCCGTTATTTTGGGGCGAGAAGAGGCGTACATCGGTGTCTTGATTGACGACCTTGTTACGAAAGGAACGCATGAGCCTTATCGTTTGCTTACTTCTCGTGCAGAATATCGCTTGCTGCTGCGTCATGACAATGCGGACTTGCGCCTGACGGATATCGGCCATGAAATTGGTCTGATTAGCGAAGAGCGCTACCATCGATTTAACCAAAAACGCGAGCTGATCGAGCAAGAAAAAGAACGTGTGGCCAACACGCGCGTACGTCCTGAAATGGCACATGTCCAAGAGGTTTTGCGCAACGCAGGCTCTCCTGAACTGACAGATGTCATCGAACTGGCTCAACTGCTGCGTCGACCGGAAATCAACTACAGCCACATTGCTCAAATGGTCCCTGCACCGGAAGCACTGCCAGAGGATGTGACCGAACAGGTTGAAATCCAGATTAAATACGATGGCTACATCAAAAAGTCTTTGCAACAGGTTGAGCGGATGAAAAAAATGGAGGAGCGCCGCATCCCAACGGATATTGACTTCCACCAAATCTCCGGTTTGTCCAAGGAATCCCGCGACAATATGACCAAAATTCGTCCGTTGAACATCGGGCAGGCGGCTCGTATCGCAGGAGTTACTCCAGCAGACATTTCCGTGTTGATGGTATATCTGGAGTACAAACGCGTGGGAGTAGCCGAGTAA
- the mnmE gene encoding tRNA uridine-5-carboxymethylaminomethyl(34) synthesis GTPase MnmE, whose protein sequence is MKFDTIAAVATPMGEGGIAVIRVSGTEAIEVVDKIYKGKQRLSTVDSHTIHYGHLYEPNTGERVEEVLVSVMKAPRTFTREDVVEVNCHGGIVSVEKVLGLILDNGARLAEPGEFTKRAFLNGRVDLSQAEAVIDLIRAKTDRAMKVALNQVEGKLSRLIRQLRQNLIEAMAHIEVTLDYPEHDVEEFTQNFLRGKCLEVKGEIQRLLQTAQQGKILREGLSTAIIGRPNVGKSSLLNSLVQEEKAIVTDVAGTTRDVIEEYVNVRGVPLRLIDTAGIRDTEDIVEKIGVEKSRQLLQKADLVLLVINYNEPLSADDYAIFEAAKGFHVIVIVNKFDLPQKVDLEEIKRHFPQQPLIMTSAREETGIDLLEQAIGEIFFSGRVQQDDLTYVSNARHIQLLRQAERAIDEALGGIDDLMPVDMIQIDIKKSWELLGEVIGESVGEDLIDQIFSQFCLGK, encoded by the coding sequence ATGAAATTCGATACAATAGCGGCGGTCGCAACACCGATGGGTGAAGGCGGTATTGCCGTGATCCGAGTAAGCGGTACGGAAGCGATCGAAGTTGTGGATAAGATATATAAAGGAAAGCAGCGGTTGTCCACTGTGGACAGCCATACGATTCATTATGGGCACTTGTATGAGCCAAACACAGGTGAACGAGTGGAAGAGGTGCTGGTTTCTGTAATGAAGGCTCCCCGTACATTTACGAGGGAGGATGTAGTTGAGGTAAACTGTCACGGGGGAATCGTTTCCGTTGAAAAGGTTCTGGGGTTAATCTTAGATAATGGGGCAAGATTGGCGGAGCCAGGTGAGTTCACAAAGCGTGCGTTCTTAAACGGACGTGTCGATTTGTCTCAGGCTGAGGCCGTCATTGATTTGATCCGGGCGAAAACAGACAGAGCGATGAAGGTCGCATTGAATCAAGTAGAAGGGAAGCTGTCCAGGCTCATTCGGCAGCTGCGTCAAAACTTGATTGAAGCGATGGCCCATATAGAAGTTACGCTGGACTATCCAGAGCATGACGTTGAGGAGTTTACACAAAATTTCTTGCGAGGAAAGTGCCTGGAGGTTAAAGGTGAGATCCAACGACTGTTGCAGACCGCACAGCAAGGAAAAATTTTGCGTGAAGGTTTGTCGACCGCGATTATTGGCCGTCCGAATGTAGGGAAATCCTCTCTATTAAATAGTCTGGTCCAAGAGGAAAAAGCGATTGTGACTGACGTTGCGGGAACGACACGCGATGTCATCGAAGAGTATGTCAATGTGCGGGGGGTTCCTTTGCGACTCATCGATACCGCAGGAATTCGCGATACAGAGGACATCGTGGAGAAAATCGGGGTAGAGAAGTCCAGACAGCTGCTGCAAAAGGCTGACCTCGTGTTGCTCGTGATCAACTACAATGAGCCTCTTTCCGCTGATGATTACGCGATTTTTGAAGCGGCAAAAGGGTTCCATGTGATTGTAATTGTCAATAAATTCGACTTGCCGCAAAAAGTGGATTTGGAAGAGATCAAGCGTCATTTCCCTCAGCAGCCGTTGATTATGACGTCTGCGCGTGAGGAGACGGGGATCGATCTTCTGGAGCAGGCAATTGGGGAGATTTTCTTCAGTGGCCGAGTGCAGCAGGATGACCTGACCTACGTGAGTAACGCCAGACATATTCAACTGCTTCGTCAGGCAGAACGAGCCATAGATGAAGCATTGGGTGGAATCGATGATTTGATGCCAGTAGACATGATTCAGATCGACATTAAAAAGTCGTGGGAGCTGCTTGGGGAAGTCATCGGAGAAAGCGTCGGCGAAGATTTGATTGACCAGATTTTCTCCCAGTTCTGTCTGGGTAAGTGA
- the jag gene encoding RNA-binding cell elongation regulator Jag/EloR yields MKKVVATAKTIDDAVQKALLELGVPRERATIQVLEEPSRGLFGLIGAKDAKVQVEFHFDPVAQGRDFLQDVLSNMKVNAKVETRTNEEGMLFDIQGTNLGIIIGRRGQTLDSLQYLVNVVANRHADKHVRITLDAENYRLRRKETLEQLADRVAKKALSTKRDVRLEPMSAAERKVIHAFLQKRADVVTFSEGDEPNRYIVIAPKEASR; encoded by the coding sequence GTGAAAAAGGTGGTAGCTACGGCAAAAACGATCGACGATGCTGTGCAAAAAGCTTTGCTGGAATTGGGAGTGCCGCGTGAGCGGGCAACGATCCAAGTTCTAGAGGAACCAAGCAGAGGATTGTTTGGACTGATTGGGGCAAAGGACGCTAAAGTGCAAGTAGAATTTCACTTTGATCCGGTTGCACAGGGACGTGACTTTCTTCAAGACGTTTTGTCGAACATGAAGGTGAATGCCAAAGTGGAGACGCGTACAAATGAAGAGGGCATGCTGTTTGACATCCAGGGAACCAATCTGGGAATCATTATTGGCCGCAGGGGACAAACTCTTGATTCATTACAGTATCTCGTAAACGTCGTAGCGAACCGTCATGCGGACAAACATGTACGTATCACTCTGGATGCCGAAAATTACAGGCTGCGTCGCAAGGAAACATTGGAGCAGCTCGCAGATCGTGTGGCGAAAAAAGCGTTATCGACCAAACGGGATGTACGTCTGGAACCAATGTCTGCTGCTGAACGGAAAGTAATCCACGCCTTCTTGCAAAAGAGAGCGGATGTGGTTACCTTCAGTGAAGGAGACGAGCCAAATCGTTATATCGTGATTGCACCGAAAGAAGCCTCTCGCTAG
- the yidC gene encoding membrane protein insertase YidC gives MSRRTLSILMLTMLVLVLSGCNPQAAAPIGPDATGIWDKYFVYPLSWLIKESALILGNNYGLGILVATIIIRIIVLPLMVKQIKSSKKMQEIQPEMQKIRDKYKNDPQKAQMETMALFQKSGVNPLAGCLPMLVQMPILIAFYHAIIRTTEINSQTFLWLTLGEKDPYYILPIVAAITTYLQSKMMGQATQGNPQMQMMIIMMPLMILAIAVTLPSALSLYWVYGNLFTIVQTYFLYRDKGNMPTPKGGASK, from the coding sequence TTGAGTAGACGTACACTCAGCATTCTTATGCTGACTATGCTGGTTCTAGTTTTGTCGGGCTGTAACCCCCAAGCTGCTGCACCAATTGGCCCTGACGCAACCGGCATTTGGGACAAGTATTTTGTCTATCCACTGTCCTGGCTAATTAAAGAGAGCGCATTGATACTCGGAAACAACTACGGTCTGGGTATCCTGGTTGCAACGATCATCATTCGAATCATTGTGCTTCCATTGATGGTCAAGCAAATCAAGAGCTCCAAGAAAATGCAAGAGATTCAACCGGAGATGCAAAAAATCCGTGACAAGTACAAAAATGATCCACAAAAAGCGCAAATGGAAACAATGGCTTTGTTCCAGAAGAGCGGTGTCAATCCGTTGGCTGGATGCTTGCCAATGTTGGTACAAATGCCGATTTTGATCGCGTTCTACCATGCGATCATCCGTACGACTGAGATTAACTCCCAAACATTCTTGTGGCTGACGTTGGGAGAAAAAGACCCGTACTACATTTTGCCGATTGTTGCGGCGATTACGACGTACCTGCAGTCCAAAATGATGGGTCAGGCAACACAAGGAAATCCACAAATGCAAATGATGATCATCATGATGCCGCTGATGATTTTGGCGATTGCCGTTACATTGCCATCAGCACTGTCTCTGTACTGGGTATACGGTAACCTGTTTACCATTGTACAAACCTACTTCCTGTATCGTGATAAAGGAAATATGCCTACTCCTAAGGGGGGAGCCTCCAAGTGA
- the yidD gene encoding membrane protein insertion efficiency factor YidD produces MMVKIMVWLIRGYQLMISPYKPPSCRFAPTCSHYAIESIRRFGAWRGGWLALRRILKCHPFHPGGYDPVPDQHK; encoded by the coding sequence ATGATGGTGAAGATCATGGTTTGGTTGATTCGGGGATACCAACTGATGATTTCTCCGTATAAACCACCTTCATGCAGATTCGCGCCCACCTGTTCCCATTACGCAATCGAGTCGATTCGTCGATTTGGAGCGTGGAGGGGAGGCTGGTTGGCCCTTCGTCGCATCTTGAAATGCCATCCGTTCCACCCGGGCGGGTATGATCCAGTCCCGGATCAGCACAAATAA
- the rnpA gene encoding ribonuclease P protein component yields MHRSHRLKKNEQFQAVFQRGSSAANKQFVLYSAKQEGQAAFRAGISVSKKIGNAVVRNRVKRLIREAVARMESVIPVGLDLVIIARPGVEAMTLEAIEQSLLHVMKRAKVIKQAPVHNGKRDGKRG; encoded by the coding sequence TTGCATCGTTCACACCGGCTCAAAAAAAATGAGCAATTCCAAGCTGTGTTTCAACGAGGAAGTTCTGCTGCTAATAAGCAGTTTGTCTTGTATTCAGCAAAGCAAGAGGGACAAGCGGCTTTTCGTGCTGGGATTTCCGTCAGTAAAAAAATTGGCAATGCTGTTGTCCGCAATAGAGTCAAGCGACTTATACGCGAAGCAGTAGCTCGAATGGAGTCTGTTATTCCAGTCGGTCTCGATCTCGTCATCATCGCCCGTCCGGGTGTGGAAGCGATGACGCTTGAAGCCATTGAGCAATCTCTGTTACATGTGATGAAGCGAGCCAAAGTGATCAAACAGGCACCCGTACATAATGGAAAAAGAGATGGAAAAAGAGGGTGA